Below is a window of Solanum stenotomum isolate F172 chromosome 7, ASM1918654v1, whole genome shotgun sequence DNA.
TATCCAACATAGGATACTCATCCTCAAAACCGGAGAAAAACAAATGTTCAAGAGTTGGTGTTTCAATTTTAACACGCTGGTTCTTATTCATCCTTATTGATACTGACTTGATCTTTTGAAGATTCGGCAACTCAATCTTTTTTAACCCCGAACAATACTCTAGGGTGAAAGTGACAATCAAGGGACAACTATTAAGTAGAGTCTGAAGTATGTTATcgtttaaaattatataagatAGAGAAAGCTTTCTCAAAGAAGAACAATTTCCCGCCACACCACTAGATAACGAATCATACATTAGATCACAATTACTCAGAACCAATTCTCTTAACGATTTTGCTGCcatgattttaaaaatagacCAGCGGTATGATCTACTAACATGAACTCTAAAGATGAGATTTTCTACACCATTCTGAAATGCGATATCAAGCCATTTATCAATAAGATGGAAAAAATCACTATTATAATGAACAAAATATGATAATTCAAACTTTTGTATAGGGATTTTTCCGTCCCTATATCTCTCCATGATATTGTCAACAATTTTCATATTGCGATTGAGATAATACGTTGTGAATTTCAAGTTGGAAAGAGTCAACCATGCTTGCAACCATGTTTTGGAGATAATGGTCATCTTGGTTGCTTCTTTAAAATTAAGACAACAAAGTATTTTTTGAATGAGACATTCCGGCAATATGTCAGCCATAGAAATTTCTacaatacaattttttatatgaagaaatccctaattaatttatttataggtTGCAAATCAagataaaagaaagaagattagGGTTTGGGCATACAAACATCGAGAGTTTCAAAGAAATTAGAGAGGTTACAAACTCAAATGTCTAAGGACTCCTAAAATATATTAGtaagaaatattattatatatatatatatatatatatatactatattaaaagtGTAAGGTTGTTGATAATGTTGTTCGAACTTTTTACTCTGCATTAAAATACTTCACTTCagacaaaatcattttttcaccgtttttctttaattataattccattattttaattatataaatgttAACTATAATaagcataataaaaaaataaatggaaaagaCTATCTATGGTTAAATGAATcttttttcaactaaaatagacttagatccaaaaaaaaaattcaaaataataagcAAAAAAAGGGTTTTAAAAAACGTCCAAAAATATAGGGCCAAAAAAGGGCAAAAAACCGTCCAAAGAGTccaaaaaaaataggaaaaggtTTTCTActcattattatttaattattatccaactattaagaatttaaaatcaattaaatttgttattttaaaataactccTTATTAAATTAGAAATAACGTGTCCTTTGATTAGCTTGGAAATATgtcaatttattaatatattttgatatttaagaCATTATAACTAACTAAATGtgtaattaaatcaaaattatcgTGGGTAGgtaatcataaaataaattcacATGAACTACAAGAAAACAGTGTCCATTTAAAGTACGTACAAATTGATGAATTTTATAATTCTGTAATAAAATAAACTGCATcaccaaactaataaaaataaaaatgtctcCCATACCCTGATTTTTCCCATCATATTTGTATACTTTTGCTACTTTTAATTTCATACACATCAAACGGTCcaataaaacatgaaaacatTTCACATATGATATATCTAAAGATTTTAGATTCTGAAATTCAATAACATCCAATTCTTCTTTTCGTAAACCATAATAAGAAAAGTGTTCAAGAGTTGGTATTTGGATTTTAACAAGGTGTTTTGGTTTGCCATTTGTCTTAATGGAAACCAACTTAATATTTTGATGATTCAACAACTCAATCTTTTTCAATCCTGAACAACGCTCTAGTATGAAAGTGACAATCAAGGGACAACTATTAAGTAGAGTCTGAAGAATGTTTTCGTCTAAATTGATCCTAGTTAGAGAAAGTTTTCTCAAAGAATTTCATTTCGTAAATGAAAAAAACTCCAGACTACAATCAATGAGAACCAATTCTCTTAGTGATTTTGCTGCCAAGATTTGAAAATAGGTAGTTTTAATCCAGAACATCCTATGACGAGATCTTTTACGTCATTTTGAAGTGCAATGTCAAACCACTTATAAATCAGATGGAGAATTTCACTAGAATAAGTGAAGAGTCCATTGTTGGTAAGAAATCGTAAGGAAATACACTTAGCATGTGATatattccttttttaaaattgattttgttgCATCAATTAAAGATTAATTGACAGTTGTATTTTGTTACTGGTATCATTTACTCACGTTGGCTAATCCCTAATTAATAGGGATATAcaactttaaaatacttaacGTACTATAATGTATGCAATAgtatattatacattatattataaTGTTGTCTGACAACATCTTATCTaatctatattactttaaaaGCATGACCACAAAAACAGTACATATTCAAATTAGacttaaagaaataaaactCTACATTTATTTGATGAAAAACGATATGTTGAAGCTTTCTGCAACTTTTCTGTGAACCTACccgagaaaaaataaattttcaagaGTTGGTGCTTCAATTTTAACACTCTGGTTCTTATGCATCCTCATTGAAACTGACTTGATTTTTCGAAGATTCAGCAGCCCAATCTTTTCCAACCTGTTACAATACTCAAGGATGAAAGAATCGATCAACGGACAACTATTAAGTAGAGTCTAAAGCATTTTTCGTTTAAAGTTACATTACATAGAGAAAGCAATGGCATTTTGCCACGCCACTAGATAACGAGACATGCAATAGATAGTCCTAGAAAATAAAGTctttcaaattattaaaattaaaagagtCTAAAATATACGATAAATGAAAATTAGAAGAATGAATAAATAAGTagtcataaaatataaaataaaatgaatattttcgAGAAagtatttttgaagagttgCAATTTATATTCGACTAAtcaatttgaaaattacttttatCAATATATGCAGTAATTATGAAGTGAATCAAAGACTCTTAATAGACTGATTTAAGGCtcaacaagaacaagaacattGTTGAACTCCAAGCTAGTTAGGCTCAGCgatatgaatcctcaatttcatAAACGAGTTGTTTGGAGATGTAACGTGTACCTCGATGAGTATATCCAGATGAAATTTGTATCAATTAGGAACTGAAAATCGAAGATTTCTACAGACTGATTCAATGCTACATAAACTACATAAACATACTCACAATGTGGATTTTCCACAACTTGTACAATTCTTAATCATCTTGCTACTAGTTTTAACCAAAACCATATGCCATATACGGGCTAATAACACACATTTCTTcctaaaaaagggaaaaatttcaactttcttcttgacGGATTCCATAGAAATAGATCTTTAAGATCACGAGGGATACAAAACAACCACTTCACACTCCGAACATCCACAACTTTATAGTCAGCAAATGAGTCTTTACAAGGAAAATCAAGCTCAGCGGGGTATATGGAGAGATTCTTAATACATAATTGCATAAAGAGAGAATTCGATTCATAGTAAATTCTTAACATGATCAAGCCTTTCGAGTTATTTTCCCCACCATAACAAGTTTTGTGAtacaaaagtaacaaaaaagaaattacctTGAGAAGATCTTCGATTAAAGCAAGTACCATTGAGGCATTGACATCGTTGAGATTGAAAATTTTAGAACAAGAAATACTAGTTTTCCGCCTCCTACCAAAACTTTATGTTGACTACGTCATGCTTCAAGAGTTCAAGTTTGTTCACCTCTTCTTGCAAGTTCTTCATTATGCACGAGACCTCGAAGAACATAGCACAATTTCCATCCTTTTTCACTCATTGATCCATAGGTTCCTCCAAAAAGTATGGAGAAACAAGACTTTCATTGTATAAACCAAGATTGTTTGCAGCATCACAACGTGTCATGCTTCAAGTTTGTTCACCTCTTCTTGCAAGTTCTTCATTATGCACGAGACCTCGAAGACCATAGCACAATCTCCATCCTTTTTCACTCATTGATCGATAGGTTCCTCCAAAAAGTATGGAGAAACAAGACTTCCATTGTATAAACCAAGATTGTTTGCAAAATCACAACGTGTCATGCTTTAAGTTTGTTCACCTCCTCTTGCAAGTTCTTCATTGTGCACGAGACCTCAAAGACCATAGCACAATCTCCATCCTTTGTCACTCATTGATCGATAGGTTCCTCCAAAAAATATGGAGAAACCAGACTTTCATTGTATAAACCAAGATTGTTTGCAGCATCACAACGTATCCTAACCTCAGGACGCGTGAAAGTGTTATCTCTTGAATTAAACCACACTAAACTTCTAGATTCATGCACTAAAATTTCATCATCTCGGGAGATGAAAATTGGCTAACCCTCGTAATCTTTTGTAGGGATCGAAGCTATCTTGGTCCACGACTTTGCAACATCATACTCCTTCATTACCCACACATCCGTCTTGTTCTCAAAGTaacaaaacaaacacaaattacCCCCTGAACACCCTACTTCGCGATAAAAAAACTCACCTTCTGGACCAGGCAACGCTACATTTCCAAATGTCTCATTTACCAGATCAaacgaagaaataaaaaatgtcgATTTACTATCACTAACACGATCCTCCGCACTCCAATGAAGTTTCCTATTCACAAACTTACCAGAATGATCCCAAAACACAATGCTCGGATACTCTTCGATTCTTTTCCAAGAATCACTTCTTAGACTATAAACACTAACATAGTAACGATTAATACAACTATGTTCTTTTCGCACAATTTCTACGACTCTGTAATCAATTCGACACTAATCAGTATCAGTACAACAACCAAATCCATAAGAAAAATCAACATCATGTTCACAACTCACATTAATTCCAGAAGAGGGCAATTTCTTCAACTTTCTAGTAGTGGGGTTCCATAGAAACAGATCTAAAATATCACGAGAAATACAAATCAATCCATCACAGGAACCTAAAATTCGATATCTATCACCAAATGAATCTTCACAAGAGAAATCAAGATCAGTAGGGATACGTTGAGGTTTTTCACAAATGGGTATTGGAAATTGTTGTGATATGAAAAGCTAAGTGGTGTGTTAACACGGTTTTAGTTAGTTAAGGGTAAACTAGTCATTTCCATTAGTTAGTTATAACAACCTACATAATGTTAGTTAAAAGAAGATTAGTTACTAACAGATAATGTGATGTATAAATAGCTCTTCTATCATTGTAATCCATAGGTTTTTGATTAATAACAGagtcttcttcttccttagatattttctctctaaGTTCTAGATTCTTCTTTTAcgttcatggtatcagagctctcTTCCCAGTAGCTATTGGTGAAGACGAGTTAGATCTAGAATCAAAGGATCATTATAGATCCATCGATTCATTGTTGCTGATTTCCTTCAGTGCAGATTTCAGTTTgaaatttgcattttttttgCTTCCGCGAAAAGAGATTCATCAAAGCAGTTCCAGTCAGGTGTTGAATCAGAGTTTGATCAATGGCTCCTGATCATGTAGCAGTGGATCTGGCTCAGAATCTCAATattggtcaaaatgttggtaCATCTGCTCATAACAATGACAGTTCTTCTTCAAATCAAGGTATCGACTATAATCATCCTCTGTTTTTGAGTCCTACTGATATCAGTGGGATCAACTTGATTTCTTTTCAATTGCTTGGCATTGAAAATTATATGTTGTGGAGTAGATCGATTCAGCTAGCCTTGTTAGGAAGAAACAAGTTAGGGCTGATTGATGGGAGTTGCAGGAGAGAAGTATATGGTGAGGAACTATGGGGACATTGGGAAAGAGTTAATGCTATAGTGTTATCCTGGCTAATGAATTCTATTTCTAAAAGCTTGTTGAGTGGTATTGATTTTGCTTCAAGTGCTTTAAATGTGTGGAATGACTTGAAGGAAAGATTTGATAGAGTGGATGGATCTATAACATACAATTTGCACAAAGATATAGTTTCATTACAAAGGGTACTGCTTTTGTATCTGTGTATTTCACAAGACCTAAGACCTTATGGGATGAGTTTGAGGTGTTGGTACCATCTCCTTGTTGTAATTGTGAAAAATCGAAAGGTTTTGTGGAATATATGAATAGGCAGAAATTATATCAATTCTTAATGGGATTGAATGAATCATATCATCAGGCTAGGAGCCAAATTCTTATGATGAACCCTTTATCATCCATTAATCATGCATATGCTATGATTGTGGGAGATGAGAGTCAAAAAACAGTAGTTCATAGATCCAGTAGTAGTTTGGGACTGAGTGCTATGAATATGGAATCTGTTGCCTTATATTCCAAAGTTGGTAGTAGCTCAGGGGTGAGTCAAAGGTTTAAGAAGAACTCTCTGCTAGTTTGTGATTTCTGCAAATGTAAAGGACACAGTAAGGAGTTTTGTTACAAAATTGTAGGATATCCACCTGACTTTAAGTCTAAAAGGAAGGATCAGGGAAGTGAATCTGGACAATACAGTCAATCTTCAGCAGCTCAGGCTCATTTCTCTTATGGTTCCAACACAAATGTATAGGTTCCTGAGTGGGgaaagaaaattgaaagttCTCCTTATCATAACTTTAGTGGTGAATCTATAGCTGAGAATACTAAAGCTAATATGCAGTTAAGTCAAGCTGAGAAAAATGTCAAGCAACTACTTCAGGGGTGCATGTTCACAAATGATCAGTATGATCACATTCTCAGAATGTTTACGCAACAAAAACAAGATCAAGCTATATACCTGATTGCAGTGCAGTGAATACTGCAGGTAAAACATTCTTTGTCTCTGCAAATAATAAGGTGTGGATAATAGATACGGGTGCTACAAATCATATGGTGTCTAACTTGGAAATGTTATCCAAGAATTCTGTGACAAAACTTGATACTCCTAAAATTGTTTATCTTCCAAATGGTGATACTACTACAGTGACTCATGTGGGTACTTGTGATGTGTCAGCTAACAGTGTCATTACAAATGTGTTTCACCTGCCAAACTTTCAACATAATTTGTTATCTGTAAGTAAAATCACAAAGGAATTAGGTTGCTCAATTACAttctttccttatttttgtgttttccaGGAACTTTACACTGGAAAGGTGAAGGAGGTTGGTAAAGAGGAAGGAGGATTATATTTGCTGTTAAGTCAGTTGACACATGAAACTGAAAGTGAAGTGAAGACGTCTGTGTGGGTTGTTCCTAGAGTGCTCTCCAGTATAGAATTGTGGCATCAAAGATTAGGACATGTGTCTTCTGTAGTACTTGCTAGAATGTTTGATATGAATAAAGACAATATGTGTAAGGTTTCTAAATGCACAGTTTGTCCTTGTGCTAAGCAGACAAGATTACCTTTTCCTTCAAGTAGTA
It encodes the following:
- the LOC125870114 gene encoding putative F-box/LRR-repeat protein At3g18150; translation: MADILPECLIQKILCCLNFKEATKMTIISKTWLQAWLTLSNLKFTTYYLNRNMKIVDNIMERYRDGKIPIQKFELSYFVHYNSDFFHLIDKWLDIAFQNGVENLIFRVHVSRSYRWSIFKIMAAKSLRELVLSNCDLMYDSLSSGVAGNCSSLRKLSLSYIILNDNILQTLLNSCPLIVTFTLEYCSGLKKIELPNLQKIKSVSIRMNKNQRVKIETPTLEHLFFSGFEDEYPMLDIIDAPNLVSLEYIGCL